One Pseudorasbora parva isolate DD20220531a chromosome 8, ASM2467924v1, whole genome shotgun sequence DNA window includes the following coding sequences:
- the zgc:162608 gene encoding apolipoprotein A-IV, with translation MNLQFVTLALAFATTTAFPLNDEISREAFSIQRENQATDKKNSAKDSNGMWKNQVVSSDLYSQDSSNPMAAELRHKLSMESERLRARLKQELAELRERLSPYPSHPKHTLASVKEFLAPFTKQLQTALQSNTQEICDKLNLSLQELNPEEATLYQEAVQRITQALDESHQKRTSAFEDFKTKAFEAVEEERDSSGKELWEEVTARLGQEVCTFSLEVQGKVAALKIALVGHLASAQPSRDMMASKVDQFCQNSSTRNQQFISNLDQQMIAFQENQSHGESSGFHQTNIESIQEDFSTRLTALLQDIVHTLN, from the exons ATGAATCTGCAGTTTGTTACGTTGGCTTTGGCCTTTGCCACCACAACAG CATTTCCACTCAATGATGAGATCAGTCGAGAAGCATTTAGTATACAGAGAGAAAATCAGGCCACAGACAAGAAAAATTCTGCCAAAGACTCAAA TGGTATGTGGAAGAACCAGGTAGTGAGCAGTGACCTTTACTCCCAGGACTCTTCCAACCCCATGGCAGCTGAACTGAGACACAAGCTGAGCATGGAGTCTGAGCGGCTGAGGGCTCGCCTAAAGCAGGAGCTTGCTGAGTTGAGGGAGAGACTCTCTCCTTACCCCAGCCACCCAAAACACACTCTGGCCAGTGTCAAGGAGTTTCTGGCCCCCTTCACTAAACAGCTCCAGACCGCTCTCCAGTCGAATACTCAGGAAATCTGTGATAAACTCAATCTGAGCCTCCAGGAACTGAACCCAGAGGAAGCCACACTCTATCAAGAGGCAGTGCAGAGGATCACGCAAGCTCTGGATGAAAGCCACCAGAAAAGGACATCAGCCTTTGAGGACTTTAAAACAAAAGCCTTTGAGGCAGTAGAGGAGGAAAGAGACAGCAGTGGAAAGGAACTCTGGGAGGAAGTCACTGCCAGGCTGGGACAGGAAGTGTGCACCTTCAGTTTAGAGGTACAAGGAAAGGTGGCAGCACTGAAGATAGCTTTGGTAGGCCATCTCGCCTCAGCACAGCCTTCAAGGGATATGATGGCTTCAAAAGTGGATCAGTTCTGCCAAAATTCCTCAACTCGAAATCAACAGTTTATTTCAAACTTAGACCAACAGATGATCGCTTTCCAAGAAAACCAGAGTCATGGTGAGTCATCTGGTTTCCATCAGACAAACATAGAGTCCATACAGGAGGATTTCTCCACTAGACTCACTGCCCTGTTACAAGACATCGTACACACTCTAAATTAA
- the LOC137084556 gene encoding zona pellucida-like domain-containing protein 1 isoform X1: MAQLEGRLKAESTTSSNCRVPRWVRVDGKLQYRPQQAGMMLCLCLCALALVLQPIHSAYNCSTVYNRVPDNNDLVVHCGTSMISLEVNLCSAEWAGFDLNGLALNGERNNAQCLGTIDTTVNPPVIRYQLAVNHSQENPCRQSLQIVDEVPSSSSPFSMFSSIQSVIITGYLDTPSSAEGVISYSTDLYYHFSCRYPLEYLINNTQIVASSVSVATSDNNGTFIDTLSMGVFNNTDYTSPLVVPPTGLELRRKVYVEVKAVNLTGNFNILLDHCFATPSPYNRTNNIQHSFFTGCIVENRTTMLYNGVATFSRFSFEAFRFVEHRDQEKSTIYLHCILRLCEPNKCQELLNPCNSNKTRRRRALEPYGSKAKESATVSVGPLYTAALKNDVPTASAYGGSEPLNRDNNMNVAGVVVGVIFATGGAVLMVMAGWFVLKKFFWAGGLPRAFH; encoded by the exons CAGGAATGATGCTGTGCCTCTGCTTATGTGCACTGGCTCTCGTCCTGCAGCCTATTCACTCAGCCTATAACTGCTCCACGGTGTATAACAGGGTTCCAG ACAACAATGATCTGGTGGTACACTGTGGCACTAGTATGATCTCTCTGGAGGTAAACCTGTGCTCCGCTGAGTGGGCAGGCTTTGACCTGAATGGCCTGGCCCTGAACGGGGAGCGCAATAACGCCCAGTGCTTGGGCACCATTGACACCACTGTGAACCCGCCTGTCATCCGCTACCAGCTGGCCGTCAACCACAGCCAGGAGAACCCATGTAGACAGTCTCTGCAG ATTGTGGATGAGGTGCCCAGCTCATCTAGTCCATTCAGCATGTTCTCCAGCATTCAGTCCGTCATTATCACAGGATACCTTGATACGCCCAGCTCCGCAGAGGGTGTCATCAGTTACTCCACAGACCTTTACTATCACTTCTCTTGCCGTTATCCACTGGAATATCTCATCAACAACACTCAGATCGTAGC GTCATCAGTGTCAGTGGCCACTAGTGACAACAATGGAACTTTCATTGACACTCTCAGCATGGGTGTCTTCAAT AACACAGATTATACCAGCCCTTTGGTGGTCCCGCCTACTGGATTAGAGCTGCGCAGAAAAGTCTATGTTGAAGTAAAGGCTGTCAATCTAACTGGAAA TTTTAATATATTGCTGGACCACTGTTTTGCAACGCCATCCCCCTACAATCGCACCAACAACATTCAGCACAGCTTTTTCACAGG ATGCATTGTAGAGAATCGGACAACAATGCTTTATAATGGGGTTGCCACGTTTTCCCGATTTTCATTTGAAGCCTTCCGCTTCGTCGAGCACCGTGATCAAGAAAAGTCTACAATATACCTGCACTGTATTCTGCGACTTTGTGAGCCAAACAAGTGCCAAGAATTGCTTAAT CCTTGCAACTCTAATAAAACACGACGGCGGCGGGCCCTAGAACCTTACGGGTCAAAAGCCAAAGAATCTGCCACGGTCTCTGTGGGTCCTCTGTACACCGCAGCCCTGA AGAATGATGTCCCCACTGCATCGGCCTATG GAGGGAGTGAGCCGTTGAACAGGGACAATAATATGAACGTGGCTGGAGTGGTGGTGGGGGTCATTTTTGCCACCGGCGGTGCTGTGTTGATGGTTATGGCTGGATGGTTTGTGCTGAAGAAGTTTTTCTGGGCCGGCGGTCTGCCTCGGGCTTTCCACTAA
- the LOC137084556 gene encoding zona pellucida-like domain-containing protein 1 isoform X2 yields MMLCLCLCALALVLQPIHSAYNCSTVYNRVPDNNDLVVHCGTSMISLEVNLCSAEWAGFDLNGLALNGERNNAQCLGTIDTTVNPPVIRYQLAVNHSQENPCRQSLQIVDEVPSSSSPFSMFSSIQSVIITGYLDTPSSAEGVISYSTDLYYHFSCRYPLEYLINNTQIVASSVSVATSDNNGTFIDTLSMGVFNNTDYTSPLVVPPTGLELRRKVYVEVKAVNLTGNFNILLDHCFATPSPYNRTNNIQHSFFTGCIVENRTTMLYNGVATFSRFSFEAFRFVEHRDQEKSTIYLHCILRLCEPNKCQELLNPCNSNKTRRRRALEPYGSKAKESATVSVGPLYTAALKNDVPTASAYGGSEPLNRDNNMNVAGVVVGVIFATGGAVLMVMAGWFVLKKFFWAGGLPRAFH; encoded by the exons ATGATGCTGTGCCTCTGCTTATGTGCACTGGCTCTCGTCCTGCAGCCTATTCACTCAGCCTATAACTGCTCCACGGTGTATAACAGGGTTCCAG ACAACAATGATCTGGTGGTACACTGTGGCACTAGTATGATCTCTCTGGAGGTAAACCTGTGCTCCGCTGAGTGGGCAGGCTTTGACCTGAATGGCCTGGCCCTGAACGGGGAGCGCAATAACGCCCAGTGCTTGGGCACCATTGACACCACTGTGAACCCGCCTGTCATCCGCTACCAGCTGGCCGTCAACCACAGCCAGGAGAACCCATGTAGACAGTCTCTGCAG ATTGTGGATGAGGTGCCCAGCTCATCTAGTCCATTCAGCATGTTCTCCAGCATTCAGTCCGTCATTATCACAGGATACCTTGATACGCCCAGCTCCGCAGAGGGTGTCATCAGTTACTCCACAGACCTTTACTATCACTTCTCTTGCCGTTATCCACTGGAATATCTCATCAACAACACTCAGATCGTAGC GTCATCAGTGTCAGTGGCCACTAGTGACAACAATGGAACTTTCATTGACACTCTCAGCATGGGTGTCTTCAAT AACACAGATTATACCAGCCCTTTGGTGGTCCCGCCTACTGGATTAGAGCTGCGCAGAAAAGTCTATGTTGAAGTAAAGGCTGTCAATCTAACTGGAAA TTTTAATATATTGCTGGACCACTGTTTTGCAACGCCATCCCCCTACAATCGCACCAACAACATTCAGCACAGCTTTTTCACAGG ATGCATTGTAGAGAATCGGACAACAATGCTTTATAATGGGGTTGCCACGTTTTCCCGATTTTCATTTGAAGCCTTCCGCTTCGTCGAGCACCGTGATCAAGAAAAGTCTACAATATACCTGCACTGTATTCTGCGACTTTGTGAGCCAAACAAGTGCCAAGAATTGCTTAAT CCTTGCAACTCTAATAAAACACGACGGCGGCGGGCCCTAGAACCTTACGGGTCAAAAGCCAAAGAATCTGCCACGGTCTCTGTGGGTCCTCTGTACACCGCAGCCCTGA AGAATGATGTCCCCACTGCATCGGCCTATG GAGGGAGTGAGCCGTTGAACAGGGACAATAATATGAACGTGGCTGGAGTGGTGGTGGGGGTCATTTTTGCCACCGGCGGTGCTGTGTTGATGGTTATGGCTGGATGGTTTGTGCTGAAGAAGTTTTTCTGGGCCGGCGGTCTGCCTCGGGCTTTCCACTAA
- the laynb gene encoding layilin isoform X1 — protein MEFIKLIGTVLAVCFHPSCASSVFGDHRICRRGTEKPCYKITSFQDNRLRASFEAARQKCREDDGELLSIETENEQRLVEKFVQELRATDGDFWIGLRRSPQYTTDCSAQYYWLDYSQATFRNWLETEPSCGLDQCVALLHRPSSSAVQKKRNMFKWTDYNCNSRNNFICKYSDEKHPVPTPAGNITTHTGIDGLTRVPKHPPFTVDNDRIKTELSESSAFLLVSISDDTINIYYILLAILPVMLLLILVVSGVFCFRVMSRRRKEQNEIYAVPGQWVRPVAPKSQNASDRTNKFNQSGAHLEYMSSEINRTFSVTSPNSQFEDYENVPSHPTQCGFVTNDIYETCRSPAAVEAGWVDNDIYGY, from the exons ATGGAGTTCATAAAACTGATCGGAACTGTTTTGGCAGTTTGTTTCCATCCCAGCTGCGCATCCAGCGTTTTCGGCG ATCACAGGATATGTCGGAGAGGGACAGAGAAGCCTTGCTATAAGATCACAAGCTTCCAGGACAACAGGCTCAGAGCGAGCTTTGAGGCAGCCAGACAGAAATGCAGGGAGGATGATGGGGAGCTGCTCAGTATCGAGACAGAGAATGAGCAGCGTCTGGTGGAGAAGTTTGTACAGGAGCTCCGGGCCACTGATGGAGACTTCTGGATTGGGTTACGAAGGAGTCCACAATATACCACTGATTGTTCAGCACAGTATTACTGGCTGGATTACAGTCAGGCCACATTTAG gAACTGGCTGGAGACGGAGCCCTCTTGTGGCCTTGATCAGTGTGTGGCGTTACTCCATCGGCCCTCGTCTTCTGCTGTCCAGAAGAAACGCAACATGTTCAAGTGGACTGACTACAACTGCAACTCCAGGAATAATTTCATCTGCAAGTACTCAGACG AGAAGCATCCTGTCCCAACTCCAGCAGGAAATATCACTACACATACAG GTATTGATGGCCTGACCCGGGTGCCAAAGCATCCGCCCTTTACTGTTGACAATGACAGGATAAAAACTGAACTCTCAGAGTCATCAG CCTTTCTATTAGTATCTATTTCAGATGACACAATTAATATTTACTACATCCTCCTGGCCATTCTCCCTGTGATGCTGCTGTTGATATTGGTGGTGTCGGGGGTGTTCTGTTTCAGAGTCAtgtcaaggag GAGAAAAGAACAGAATGAAATCTATGCCGTGCCAGGGCAGTGGGTGCGTCCAGTAGCTCCAAAAAGTCAAAATGCTTCTGATCGCACCAACAAATTCAACCAGTCTGGAGCTCACCTGGAATACATGAGCTCTGAAATTAACAGAACATTTAGCGTGACATCCCCAAACAGTCAGTTCGAGGACTACGAGAACGTTCCTAGCCACCCCACACAGTGCGGTTTTGTCACCAATGACATTTACGAGACTTGTCGGAGCCCTGCGGCGGTAGAGGCCGGATGGGTGG
- the laynb gene encoding layilin isoform X2 — protein MEFIKLIGTVLAVCFHPSCASSVFGDHRICRRGTEKPCYKITSFQDNRLRASFEAARQKCREDDGELLSIETENEQRLVEKFVQELRATDGDFWIGLRRSPQYTTDCSAQYYWLDYSQATFRNWLETEPSCGLDQCVALLHRPSSSAVQKKRNMFKWTDYNCNSRNNFICKYSDEKHPVPTPAGNITTHTGIDGLTRVPKHPPFTVDNDRIKTELSESSVSISDDTINIYYILLAILPVMLLLILVVSGVFCFRVMSRRRKEQNEIYAVPGQWVRPVAPKSQNASDRTNKFNQSGAHLEYMSSEINRTFSVTSPNSQFEDYENVPSHPTQCGFVTNDIYETCRSPAAVEAGWVDNDIYGY, from the exons ATGGAGTTCATAAAACTGATCGGAACTGTTTTGGCAGTTTGTTTCCATCCCAGCTGCGCATCCAGCGTTTTCGGCG ATCACAGGATATGTCGGAGAGGGACAGAGAAGCCTTGCTATAAGATCACAAGCTTCCAGGACAACAGGCTCAGAGCGAGCTTTGAGGCAGCCAGACAGAAATGCAGGGAGGATGATGGGGAGCTGCTCAGTATCGAGACAGAGAATGAGCAGCGTCTGGTGGAGAAGTTTGTACAGGAGCTCCGGGCCACTGATGGAGACTTCTGGATTGGGTTACGAAGGAGTCCACAATATACCACTGATTGTTCAGCACAGTATTACTGGCTGGATTACAGTCAGGCCACATTTAG gAACTGGCTGGAGACGGAGCCCTCTTGTGGCCTTGATCAGTGTGTGGCGTTACTCCATCGGCCCTCGTCTTCTGCTGTCCAGAAGAAACGCAACATGTTCAAGTGGACTGACTACAACTGCAACTCCAGGAATAATTTCATCTGCAAGTACTCAGACG AGAAGCATCCTGTCCCAACTCCAGCAGGAAATATCACTACACATACAG GTATTGATGGCCTGACCCGGGTGCCAAAGCATCCGCCCTTTACTGTTGACAATGACAGGATAAAAACTGAACTCTCAGAGTCATCAG TATCTATTTCAGATGACACAATTAATATTTACTACATCCTCCTGGCCATTCTCCCTGTGATGCTGCTGTTGATATTGGTGGTGTCGGGGGTGTTCTGTTTCAGAGTCAtgtcaaggag GAGAAAAGAACAGAATGAAATCTATGCCGTGCCAGGGCAGTGGGTGCGTCCAGTAGCTCCAAAAAGTCAAAATGCTTCTGATCGCACCAACAAATTCAACCAGTCTGGAGCTCACCTGGAATACATGAGCTCTGAAATTAACAGAACATTTAGCGTGACATCCCCAAACAGTCAGTTCGAGGACTACGAGAACGTTCCTAGCCACCCCACACAGTGCGGTTTTGTCACCAATGACATTTACGAGACTTGTCGGAGCCCTGCGGCGGTAGAGGCCGGATGGGTGG